TGCGGTCGACGCGCTCACCGTTGACGTACGTGCCGTTGAGCGAACGCTGATCGATGATCTCGAACGTCGACCCGGTGCGAGTGATCTCCGCGTGACGACGCGAGACCGTCACGTCGTCGAAGAAGATGTCGGCCTCGGGGTGACGGCCGACGGTCGTCACGTCGGTGTCGAGAAGGTATCGCGCTCCGGCGAGAGCGCCGGAACGGACCAGCAGAAGCGCCGATCCCGCGGGCAGAGCGGCGATCGCCGTCTGCTCGACGTCGGTGAGTTCCACTCCGAACGGCACGAACGACAGATCGGAATCATGTCCGAACGTCTGCGTAACGTCGTGTCTCTGCTCACCGGAACGGTGGATCGCGGCTTCTCCGGCCGGTCGGCTGTCGCTGTCAGTCACTGTGCCCTCCTGATTGTCCAGACTAACGGATGCCGAGCCGCTCGCGGGAGGCCGCTTTCACACTCAGCGGTCCCATACCGAGGATTCATAGGCTGTACTCGTGAAGACCAAAGCTCTGAGCCGCTCGGCTGCCCCGATCGCCCTCGCCGCGACACTGCTCGCCGCCTTTCTCGTTCTCCTCTCCCCGGTTTCGGCTTCGGCGCACGACGCGCTCGTCTCGTCGTCGCCGGCGGCTGATGAGTCGGTCGATGTCGTGCCCGCCACGCTGACGCTCACCTTCAGCGCGAAACTGATCGGCGGTGAAGGCTCCACCGAGGTGGTCGTGACCGACCCCGACGGCAACCAGGTCACCGACGGCCCGGCGGCCGTCGACGGCGCGATC
The DNA window shown above is from Microbacterium maritypicum and carries:
- a CDS encoding FHA domain-containing protein; the encoded protein is MTDSDSRPAGEAAIHRSGEQRHDVTQTFGHDSDLSFVPFGVELTDVEQTAIAALPAGSALLLVRSGALAGARYLLDTDVTTVGRHPEADIFFDDVTVSRRHAEITRTGSTFEIIDQRSLNGTYVNGERVDRSALVDGSELRVGKFRLNFFASPHDRLAANA